Below is a window of Desulfuromonas sp. TF DNA.
TGCCCAAGGGGGAAAGGAAGCTCTAGCCCTGCTGAATTCGCCCCCTGGGCCGTCGTGGTGACGGCCCTTTTATCTTGTCGATCTGCGGCGTCTCCGTCAGCGTCTGGCTTTTCTTAATGAGTATGGATCAGCAGACCCTCCAGCTTTTCAGTCGTCAACTTGCCCATTGGGCTGAGAACGCCATCTCTCAGGGACGTTTCCCCTTCCGCAAAGTGGAAACCTTTCCGTCGCTGCTCACGGAAAAGGGCGAAATGCACCCTCCCCTGGTATTCTGGATCAACCGTGCCAGCTGCATGGCCGCCGGAATTCTCATCCTGCCTCCACAGGATGCCGAAGAGGGGGTGGCCATGGGTCGGGAGTGCGCCCGATCTCTCGGACTTCGACATTTCGTAACCTGGGCGCCGCATGAAATCGTCTTCTGGGAAGAGCGCGGAGAGACGCTCGCGCGAAGTAAGACCCTGCCGTTGTCCGGTACCGAAAATGCCGCTGCCGGATTCCGCCGGGCCCTGTTGTCTCTAATGAATGAGTTGAAAGTCCTCTCTGTTCTGGGCGCCGTTCCGCCCGGCCGGCTATCGCCTTATTATCTCGCCAATCTCTGCCGCGGCACGCTGCTATCCGTCCTCCCGGGCCTGGCCGAAGACTGTCGCGCGGCCCGCGGGGAAAACCGTCTTGAGCGGGGGCAGACGCCGGAAATTCTGGCTCTGCAAAAGGGAATGATGACCCTGTTGCGCCTCGTCGGCCTGACAGCCCACGACCTTCTGCTGCCGACCGTTCAGCCTGAAGGGCTTGAACGGGCCATGCGCTTCGCTCTTGACAACCTCCCGCCTGGCCCCCGAAGAGCGCTATTGATGCCGGAGGAAGAGTGGCCACTTCCTGCTGAAGAGGCAGTGGCGTTCCATCATCTCTTCCGGAGGCTAGTTCAGTTGGGGCCTGGGGAGGACCTGACGCGGTATCCCCGTTTTCTCGAAATTTTACTGGACCACGAAACGGAGGCGCTGGGGGGCTTCCCCCTCCCAGTTCATCCCACTTTGGCGGAAGGATCTGCAACCCTGCTCATCAATCCCGACCGTCTCCATCGGGTCGGCGGGGAGGTCCTTGAAACGGCGTCTATTCCCTTGCTGGCCTTTACCTCTCTGCTGAGGGACCTGCACGGTCTGCCCCCGGCAAGGATGCAGTCCGAGAGCGTTCTGACCCTCTCCCCCGAAATCCGGCCCGGGTCTGTCTCAGGGACCCTGAAGGATACCGACGTTCCTCAGGTTCGCGAGCATCAGGCGCTTGCCGCTCAGCTGCGCAGTTCCTGGCCAACTCGGCGATTCCCCCTCCCACCCCGCACCCCCCGATGGACCTGGGAATTTCTCCATCTGCTCGGCTTGGCCGAGGACGGCGCGATCATCGATCTGCACCTTCCGGACGCTTGGCTTACTGCTGATTTCGGCGCTCCGCTGATCGAACTGATCAAGGAACAGTTCACGCTGAACCGGCTGGAGGTGAATGCCGAAGCGCCCTTGAGGATTCGCCTCATCAAGAGCATGGACAAGGAAGCAACAGCGAGGCTGATCGGCCCCCAAGGGTCCAAAGAACTTTCCTGGCAGCGAATCTGTTCAGAACATCGAGCCTTTCTTCCCTTGGGCCTGCATCTTCCCGCCTCGCTTTTCTCCCTGCTGGAAGAGGGGTTTCTGCACCTTCCCTGCGCCTCTTCCTGGCCCGACGGCAACGAAAGAGAGCTGTACCTCTTCAGCCGCTCTCCACTCGGTCGCCTTCTCTGGGAGACGGTCAGCGGCTGTCGTCCACTGCCGCCGCGCGACCAGGTCCGGGAAGAAGCCGTGCTGCGGGGGCTACCGATCCCGACTGGGGAAATCCTGGAGAATCTTCGCCTTCTCCCGGGAACAGACGACACAGGACTTCCCCGACAAACGGATTTCGATAAGGAACTGGCGCTCTGGCTGGAAACGGATTTCAAGAACCCTGAAGCCTCCAGATCGCCAGCACGGCGGCAGCCTTTGCGCCGGGCGCAGAAAATCCCCATCAGCGAAGAGCTGGCCGAAGAGATCGCCAGGAGCGTTTTTGTCGACGGGCTGCCCCGATTTCCGGAGCAGTACATGTACGGATATTACCGTCCGCGGCTCGTAGAATATAGCTTTTCAGGACCGTTGATCGCCGAAGAAGAATTTTTCGACCGTTTCACGCTTCGTGACCGGAAGGGACGCCTTCTGGATGTGGAAGGAACGGAAACGGCGCAGGCACTGCTGCTGGCCTCCTGTGATGGCCGCACTACCGTGGCCTTGCCGGAGGACCGGCACCTTACGGCAACTATCGTCGAGCGGTATCGCAGCGACCTTAAGGCTATGCATCGCAACCTGGTCCAGCAGGCTCATGTCCGCTTGACGGACCCTCAAGCCGCCGATTCCCTGGCATCCATGGTCTGGCGCTCTGCCTTACTGCCCCCCTGGAAGCTGGTGGACATTTAGGGAAAATCCCTTATAGTAGGTAATCTGAATTGAAGGTCCTCACTTTTACCCCTCGTTCAGGAGGGGATTTCCCAGAAGGGATGTCTATGAACGTTCTTCTCCATATCTGTTGCGCCAACTGTGCCATTTATCCGGTAAAAGTTCTTCGCGAGAGAAACTTCGGGGTGACTGGCCTCTTCTATAACCCGAATATTCATCCCTATCAGGAATTTCGTAAACGAATCGAGGCTGTTCGGGAATATGCCTCCCAAGTGGAGTTGGAAATCCTCTTTCGGGAGGAATACCTGATGGAGCAATTTCTCTCCCGGGTCGCTCAGGACTCCCGCAACCGATGCGACTACTGCTACCGGTCCCGTTTGGAAGAAACCGCCAGAACGGCATCGAAAAACGGATTCGAAGCATTTTCCACGACCCTGCTTTATTCCCGCTATCAGCAGCATGAACCGATTCGGGAGTTCGGAGAGGACCTGGCCCGGCAGTACGGAATCACCTTTCTCTATCGGGACTTCCGACAAGGCTGGCGCGAAGGGATCGACACCTCCAAGGCCATGGGACTCTATCGCCAGCAGTACTGCGGATGTATCTACTCGGAAATGGAACGCTATTGTCCCCAGAGCAGAAACTGAAACTCCGTGCATCCGGGCAAGATTCTCATCATCCTCGGTCTGCTGCTGATCATAGCCGGGGTTCTGTTTCTCCACGGCGGTAAGATCCCATTTATCGGCCGTCTGCCCGGCGACATCCGCATCGAGCGGGGAAATTTCACCTTTTTCTTTCCCTTGGGCTCCTGCCTGCTTCTTTCGATTCTGCTCTCTCTTATCCTCTGGCTCTTCCGCCGCTGACCGCGAAAAACTCCTAGATTCTTGCAACCCACAGTGTCATTCTATAATAACGGGATTTTTCATCACAGCTCCAATCTCCTTTCCCCCTGGCCCG
It encodes the following:
- a CDS encoding DUF2905 domain-containing protein, which encodes MHPGKILIILGLLLIIAGVLFLHGGKIPFIGRLPGDIRIERGNFTFFFPLGSCLLLSILLSLILWLFRR
- a CDS encoding epoxyqueuosine reductase QueH; amino-acid sequence: MNVLLHICCANCAIYPVKVLRERNFGVTGLFYNPNIHPYQEFRKRIEAVREYASQVELEILFREEYLMEQFLSRVAQDSRNRCDYCYRSRLEETARTASKNGFEAFSTTLLYSRYQQHEPIREFGEDLARQYGITFLYRDFRQGWREGIDTSKAMGLYRQQYCGCIYSEMERYCPQSRN